Within Pelistega ratti, the genomic segment TTAATCATCTATATACCTTAATTACCAAGATGTGATAATACCTTCTTGTTTTACTTGCTGGATAAAATCAATTAACGTAGCTAAACTATAAACCGAGGGAATAGCGTAGTAAGCCTCTTCTAATTTATTTTTTGCCGTATACCAACCTTGTCCATCTGTGATCCATACAAACTCGTAATTAGAATACTGATTAATTTTATCTGCTAATTCTGTAAATGAACGAGCAGTTTCATTAAGTTTTGAGCCACCCCCATTATAATAATTAACTTCAATTAAATAGGTTTTCTTTTTAGTCTTCACAACAAAGTCAAAATGCTTTTTATCAGCACCTAAACTTTGTATATCAGAAAATAAGGTACTTTTTACTTCTTTTTTATAAAAAATATTCTCTTTATCAAATATAGAGGTAATCACAGCAGACATATTTGACCCACCCCTATTTTTTCTTGAGTTAGAATCTAATCCTACCTCTACGCCAAATACATAGTCGACTAAATTCTTAATATTTCTATCCCGAAAAACTTGTTCCAACCCTGTTTGACGAATAAATTCAATAATTCCATCAACTGATGATAAATAGGAGGATATTTCCACTACTTTATTATCTTCTGTCAGTACCCTTTTCTTATCTTTACTACGCACAGCAATAAGCACTTCTAATACTTCAAAACATTTAGGATTGGCTTGATAAACATCATAAATAGCTTGTTCAATATCAGATTGCCCTAATAAGTAATTCAACTGATTAAGTTGAAGCTCAATCTTTTTGACATTAGTGCGTACTTTATCAAAATCCGTAAAATCAGATAATTTAACATTTGTTTGAGAAAAACTATCTAAAAATTTATTAAAATCCTTACTCACTTTATATTTCTCCATTGTTAGTAATGAGAAGTTCAGTTAATACCCCTCGTTTATCTGCTTTAGCATTAATCATTCGCTTTGCCAAAACTCTATTAATAAGAAATGATTGATACAATTCATCAAAAAACTGATCTTCTGGATTAATATTTTTAGGGTCAGAGTTACTTAATATCCACTTATATCCTAATCTATCAATATATTTACAAAACTCTGCTAACCTTATCTGAGCCACATCATCAAAAACATCCTTTGCATAAGCATTAAAGCTAGAGGTCTCTGTTAATGGACGATATGGTGGGTCAAAATAAAATAAAGCATTATCTTTATTAACTTCTTTCAATACTTCTTGGTAATCGCCATTCAGAATAGTTACCTTCTGTAATTGTCGGTGAACTGCCTGTATATTTTCTTCATCACAAATAGTTGGATTTTTATAATCTCCCATTGGAACATTAAAAGATCCCGATCTATTAACTCTGTATAAACCATTAAAGCAAGTACGATTTAAAAATATAAATAAAGCAGCTTGTTCTATATCATCTGATATTCTTTGGTTATACATTTCCCTTTCTTGATAATAATACTCTTTTTTTTGCTCTTTATCCTCCCCCAATAGGATAAATTTATCCTGTTTTTTTCTTAATTTTTCAATTAAATCATCTGGACTATACTTAATTACACGATAAACGTTAATAAGATCGGTATTAATATCATTAATAACAACCTTAGTAAGATGGGGGAAATGATTTAATACCCAAAACAATACTGCTCCACTTCCAACGAAAGGCTCTATATATATAAAATTTTCATTCTTAAACTGTTTAGGAATTATATTAGCAATTTCTGGTATCAACTGAGTCTTACCACCAGCCCATTTTAAAAAAGGTTTTGCTTGCGTTATCGTTGCATTCATTTAAATAATCTTTGTATTATTAATAAATAGCCATTTTAATAAAATATCTATATTTTAGGCATATTATCCCAATTTGTAAAAATAAAGTATCAGAAAGAGAAAACAATAAAAAACTGATAAATTAATTTATCAGTTTTTCCCTAAAAATATACACTTATATAAGATTACTACAGAAATAATTCAAGTAATAGAGAGTAATTTTAATTATCCTCATAAAGTATTTGATTTTAATAAGTATACTTTCAATATTTTATTCAAATTCAATTTCTTCTTCTGATGTATTATAAATATCAATTCTATTTTCCACATCAATTTTATTCACCAACCAACCTCTAAACAAACATTGTTGTATAAATTCTTGTATTCGATTTATACCATTTACTTCTTTTAAAGTAACTACCATACCAAATTTGAGATTTTCTCCATCACCAGAGTTCAATCGTTCCTTTGTTTTAATACTTATACCCCATAAACCATTTGCTTTTTTTATTTTAGGTTTTTTCTGTTTTCCTGAAGGTGTTCTTATATTTTCCCGAATATGTTTAACATTATCCCATTTTCTATATAACTGACGTGCTGTTCCTTCATATAATAGCAGTTTCCCCTCATCAGATTGTTTATTATCATTAATAGAATCAATACTCTCTTTCCCATTCTTTGTTTTTTTTAATCTACCAAAATGAATATCCATCTCTGTATTTGTATAGTCTACTCCCTGATTTCTAGAACAATTAGGGAAATAACACAAGGTAGCCCTTGAAACAAACGGCTGTTTTTGTTTATCCTCTGGAATAGGAATATTATAATTATAAGTATCAAATTTTTCTGAAATTCCATTAATCATAAATTTGATTTCATCATCTGGAGTTTTGATAATGTCATTAATATTAATAGGAACAACACCATATCCTATTAATTGGGAACTATATAGCTGATTCTTCCAACCAGTTGCTGAATCAATTATTAACGCTTTTGCTAACTCTCTTGTTAATCCTAATATATTTATCAGGTAAGCTAATTTTCTTGCTATCCATGGAGCAGCAAATGAAGTTCCTTTAACAAAAGTTTCACCAACGGGAGAACATGTTCTTATTCTTTGCGTATTGTCTCCCCCATAATAACTTACATCAGGTTTATTAAAAAAAGATAACACTAGCCCTTCTCTTGAGTAGTCAACAGGTTTATTATCAAATCCTACAGAATTAACAACTAATGAATTAATAGAATCCGCTGGGGCACCAATTCTCTTAATATTCAAATTTCTGGATTTATTTGTACCAGCTACAACAAATATAACATCATTTTCATATTGAATCTTATCTAAAATAGCCGCTTCAGGAGAAATAAAATTTGTATTTATTTCCATTGAAGACCCTAACGATAAATTCCAGACTTTAATATCTTTATTAGACTCAACTATCTCTTTAATAGCTCTTAAAACTGTAAATGAACTAAATCTTCCACTAGTAGCAACCCCAAAATGTCTTGCTCTAAATCGACCACATCCATCATTCAGATTTGGATTTATACTTGCACCATCAACAATAATAGATGTTACCATCGTTCCATGCCTATAATCCTCTTCAGATAGTTCAATTTCACTATCAAGCATATTTTTAAATTCAACCCACTCCGAAAAATATACATTCTTATCAAACATAGTGTCTATAACACCAATAGTTGGTTCATTATTAGGGCTGGGTATAGAATATGCTAAATTTTCACCATTATAAAAATCTTCCTTATCTAAAGATGAAATATCACTTACAGCCATTGAAATTAAATATGGCGCTTTAGATTTCAATAAATTATATTGATCTGGTGTAAGCAAAATAGTAGTTTCGTCAATACTTCGTACATCTAAAAAATTTATATTTAGCTGATCCATTATATCAGCAGTTTTAGTCCCTGTATCATAGATTGTTATTATTGCATTTTCTTGCAAATTACTAGTATCTCTTTCAACCCCAAATTTTTCTAAATAATACGAATCTACTACAATATTAACAAACCTACTTTTTGAAATTTCAACTCCATCTTTACTTTTAAAAAGAGGTTTTAACGTATTGTGATTAATATCAGATATATTACTATAAGTAATCTTATCACCAAAATTATTCCTGATTATAGAAATCACTATATCAAGATTATTCACTGCCTCTCTTAAAATTTTATAATTTACACAATGAGTTATAATGTGTTTTTTACTTTCTCCTTGAGTGAATTTAGCTCCTACGATAGAATTATTATTTTTTCTACTACTACTTTCTAATATTCCCTTTATTCTATTACTTTTTGCTATAACGTCTGTATAGTATGCACTTACAAGTGGCTTTATTGATAACTTCTCCTTATCCCAAAATGCAATAACATTTAGTAAATTTTGTTTTAAATTCATCAGATGTTCAATAGTAACATATTTATCCTTAGGGATATTTGATGGTCCTAGTTTACTGCCAAAATCTTTTTGTTCAAATCTACCTTTTAATTGAAGAATTTCATTCATTATTAATTATTCCTTTAACTCTCTTGATACTTGACTTTTAGAAACACCTGTTAATATTTCAATTTCTCTAACTGTAAAACCATGATTTTGTAAATTTTTTAAACTTTTTCTACTATTTGTAGATACCACTGAATACAATCTTCTCAGATAATCATATTCATCGTTAGGATTACTAAACGCTAATGATGTTTTAATAATATTTTTTAACTCTCCTGGGTATGGTATGACCTCCATCAAAGAAATTATTTTTTTAAATAAACGAATATTTCTAGCAACATTTTTAAATTTAGACAGATAGTGATTTAATATAATTTCTGATATATCAATCAAATCTTCTCGTGAATATCTATTAAAATCTATAATAGAGTCAAACCTACGTACCAATGCTTTATCAAAATGTTTATACAAATTGGTTGTAGCTATAAGTAGAGTTTTATTATTTAACTCATCTAAACCTTTTAATACTGAGGTTGTTGCTCTACCCATTTCTCTAAGATCTTTTGAATCAATTCTATCTAATGCTAAAGCATCTATTTCATCAAATAAAATTACTATTTTTTCAGGAGTAAGTAAACTGTTAATTTCATTAAATAACTCGGCTATATTCTTTCCTGTTTGACCTAACTTACTATCTATTAAAGAAGCAAAGTCCACCATAAAAAGATCTCTTCCTAATATTCGTGCTATATGCTTAACAGTTTCTGTTTTACCTGTACCAGGAGCACCTTGAAACAAAAACCGATTTACACCAATTCCATACTCAGCAGCATTAACTATTCCTACAATATCCGCTTTTATTTCTTCAGGAAGAGGCAGTGGATCTCCATTCACCTCTATTTTTCTAACAAATATCAAATCTTCTTTATTTATTTGTGGAATAAATGTACTTGCATTAGAAAGAAGAGCCATTATATATTCTGATAATTGATAGTCTCCTAATTTATCAAACTCATTAGCAATTTGGTATGCTTCATTTCTAAATCCTGAATCATTATTTTCAACATAGTACTTTATTAAATTAATAATATTAGCCTTTTTCATTTAAATTACCTACCACACTACTTTATCTATAATTCTAACACAAAAGGGACAAAAAATAATATTTTGGGACACTTTTGATTATAAAACATTTGAAACTGAAGTAGATTAACCTTAAATATCACTCTATTTTTTCAGTTTTTAGTTATTCTTTTAATATTTTCATTTATCAAATTAAGCTGAAACTCATCTTCTTTTAAAATAAAGTACTTTCGATTTATATCATTATATTTTCAAATTTCAAGTTTCCTAGACTTAAAATTATTCAACACTTTTTATCTATCATCTCAAAAACCCAAAACACCAACTTTCCTAACTGTATCTCACTCTCTTTCCCCTTTATTATAAGCATTAAAATAACTTTCATCTAACTCAAGTTTTCCTCAAAATATCATCAGATTCAAAGAATAAATAATAGTAATAATTTAATGAATTTTATATAAAATATCAGTAACTAAACAAGCAGTAGCTTTTAACGCCAAAATTTAAGAAACTTTTTCTGTATAAATTTCTTTACTTTAAAATAACCTATCTTCATTTTTATAGATTAGGTATGTCTTCAATTTAAAAATAACAAAAATCTATCGCATAATAATCAATATAACCTTTATAAACAACTAAAATTATAATCAGAATTGTCTTAATAGATCATCATTAAGAATAGCTTGAAATAACCCATGAAAAATCACAGCTACTATTAATAGAAAAATAATCACATGGTAATAGGAACTATTTTATGGAAATAATATACAAGTACATCTTGACAAAATATTCCAGAAACACTTTATCCTTAAAAGACAGCCTATAATCGTTTTAATTACAATATAAATAAAAGTTCATTGAAGAAACTAGCACAAAACATTAAGGGAACACTGTATGTTGCCTGTATAATTATTCATTATGAAATTGAATTGTAAGTTATCTAATAACCCCCATCCTTCAAATAAATATATTTTTTCTCACCCTTAATAAACACCTCATCTCTTCCCCCAAAGCATGTCCCTTTCTTGTCATATTACTTCGCTAGAATAACCATTTCTTACTTAAACTATCAGGTTATTCATTTATGAAAAAGATTCTTTTTTCTTCTATTATCCTTAGTACATTATCATTTGCACTTCACACTACTGCAAAAGCCGATAATACCACCCTTATTGCTTTTGCTAAATTAGATGCTGAAACCTATGCAGAAGGCCCTCAATCAGGCAAAGCAACTAAAGCAGCAAATGGTATTGCCCCTCCCTTTAAAAGCCAGCCTGTACAGGGCTTTTCAGCCGTATTAAAAAACAAAGATGGTACGTATATGGCAATGTCTGATAATGGCTTTGGCACTCAAGATAACTCTAGTGATTTTTTACTTCGTATCTATCACATTAAACCAAATTTTAAAACTTCCCAAGGTGGAACAGGCAATGTAGAGGTGCTTGGTTTTATTTCATTACGTGACCCTAATAAACTCATTCCATTTCCTATTGTTAATCAAGAAACCAATGATCGATTACTAACAGGAGCTGATTTTGATATTGAATCCTTACAGCAAGCCGAAGATGGTAGCTATTGGATTGGTGATGAGTTTGGTCCTTATCTTTTACACTTTAGTGCTGATGGCATATTACTAGATGCCCCAATTACTTTACCTAACCCTTATGTTAAAGGTCAAGAATTACGCTCACCTCAAAATCAATTTAATAAAACTCAAAAAGAGATAATTGAGCCTTTAGTACAACGCAGTGGTGGCTTTGAGGGGATGGCTCTTTCAAAAGATAAACAATTCTTATACCCTATTTTAGAAAAACCGCTTACTAATGCTGATAAAAAACAACTCATTATTTTTCAGTTTAATATAGCTAAAAAAGCCTATACCGACAATTATTACTTATTTGATTTAGATGACAAGGCAACAGCTATCGGTGATTTTCAGCTTTTTGATCATCAATCGGGTATTATCATTGAACGTGACGATACTGAAAATGATTTAACAGGTCATAAAAAACTTATCTTAGTAAAACTTGGCGCATCTGGTCAAGCAGTTGAACGTAAAGAACTAGTTGATTTAATGCGCATTCATAATCCTCACTCATTATATAGTCCCTACCGTGAAGGGGATATTGGAACAGGTAAAGATTTCGCCTTTCCTTTTATAACAATTGAGGATATTGTGATTGAATCACCAGATACATTAACCATCTTTAATGATAATAATTTCCCCGGTTCATCAGGACGCAATGCCAAACTAGCAGATGATAATGAAATCATTCAGATTAAGCTAGATCAACCATTATTTTAAATACCCATAACATAACGTAAAAATCCCATAGTAACACCATGATTTTTTATGCTTCTATGGGATTTTTATATACCTCTTTGATTTATAAAAAACATTAAATAATACATAGATAATATAAGGGTAAATACCACACTTTAAATCTACCTCTTATCGAATTATAGTTATGACTTCCTATTGATCACCACTATTATTGCCCTATCAATGACACACTAAAATACAATGCTTATACTTGATATTAAGCGTATTGTATTCATTATTAGAAAGATAGAAATTAACAAGACATAAACCCTAACAATCCACACGTATTAGGGGCGTTGTTTGAGCCATACTTGCCTATCCCCCTCTTGTAATCTCAATTGTGTATATTGCCCTTTTAGTACAATATACGGGGGATTATGATAGTATTTCAACACCTCTACTCGACTATCTTTATCGACTTTAAAAATAACAGGGATAGTTGCATTTTCCTTTAATTGAATCCACACTTCATCTTGTGTACTAAAGACTTGTTGGGGAAAAATAGTTTCATCTCCTATCATATCCCATTTAAAAGAATATTGATTCACAGTCCTTGTACTAAACTCCCAGTCAGGGTAATGCCTCTTTTTCTGTAACCAATCTGCTTGAGTAGAACACGCACTCAGTAATAATATTCCCATAAACCCTGTTAAGTATCGTTTTGATAATGACATGATATTTTCCTTTAAAAGTCAATATCCATATATCATGGCAAAACTTTATATCATTGTGAACCACTAAAATTACTGATGGCTATTTTTAACCTAGTATTAAATCACTATAACTTATTAATTATTATTAATTTTTTAGCTGAAATATTGATATATTATTATCAGTTTACTTATACAACACCTTATCTACCAACACAAAGACATCAATCATTAAAACTAATTTACCTTTTAAATAAAAAGATTCTCAATAAAATTAACGATTTTTTAATATCTCTATCTTTCTACTAAATAATAAAAAACTAATAAAAAACGGTGCAACTACACTTGTAATAACACCGTCTCTTTTAAACAAATAGTCGTTTACTATCTACATAAGCGTATTATAAGCAACTCTCTTAGAACATTCCTCGACCACTTTCTGTTTTTTCGGGGACAGCTTGAATAACATCCCAATGTTCTACAATTTTACCATTTTCATCAAAGCGGAAAATATCCACAACAGCTTCACCCCTATCTTGTTCATCTAATTGGCTATGTACATGTACCGCCACCAAATCACCATCGGCTAATACACGTTTAACTGTCGCACGAGAATTAGGATGTTCTTTTAAAAACGGGGCAAACGCATCAATAAACGCCTGTCCACCATCAGCAACACTGGGATTATGTTGTAAATACTCTTTACCAATATAAGTATCGACCGCTTCCTGTAATTTATGCTGATTAAATGCCATTTCATAAAAAGCTAATGCATTCGCTTTATTTTGTTCTGGTGTGGTTTGAGCTACCGCCAGTGTTGATGAAAAGAGTGCCACTAAGAGTATAAGTGATTTTTTCATTTAGGTTTCCTTTATAAATGATGTTTTACAGTACAGCTACTGTTGCGGCATATTATAGTAAACTTTATAGTGATTTAACTATATCAATCTATACCCTATTTTGTGATAAATCGTTAAAGTATTTAGCAATAATTTTATCGTTAGTTTATTTTATATACTTATTTTTAGGCTAGCACTCTTAAAAAGGTACATCCTCTACAGTATCATCATCAAAAGCAGAAAACACCTCTTTCTGTGAACGATTTGTATATTGATTAGAAGATAATTCTTGACTAAATGAAAAACCATCTTCATCATCTTCCTGTACCGTACCTTCTTCGACACTTCCCTCTAAAGGTTGTAATAAATTATTCTGAAGCACTTGGATTTGTTGATTAGCCGCATCTAATTTTTCTTGACATACGCGTGCTAATAAAACCCCTCTTTCATAGGCTTTAAGTGATTCTTCCAAACTCAGCATATCATCTTCCATCCCTTGTACAATCTGTTCTAACTCACTGAGTGCCTCTTCAAAGCTAGCTGGGATTTTGGCTGTTTTCTTCATTGACAATCCTAAATTAATGCTATTTTATTGACCAAAACCTTATTTTACGAAAAAAGTTGTCTTATATGACAAAATAAGCCTACTTTCTATAGAGAAATACCGTTTTTCTCCTATTTTTAGCTATAATAACACCTTCTTTTAACTCACGACTTATGACCCTTGGTAAGTCGTCTTCTTTTTTTAATATAAAGCGGGGGATCCCAATGTCTATTACCGACAAATACCTTACACCGGGCAAATCACAGCTTGCTGCTAGTGCCTATTTTGATGAAGAAGTTTTTGCACTTGAACAAGAACTTATTTTTAAAAACGCCTCTATCTATGTAGGCAATGAAAAAGCCGTTCCAGAACTTGGTGACTGGCGAACATTACCACAAGAAAATGCAGGACGTATGCTTGTACGAAATGAAAATGGCGTTGAACTTATCTCTAATGTTTGCAGACACCGACAAGCTATTATGCTAGGTGGACAAACGGGTAATGTTACAGATCACAATAATAACTACGGCAATCTTAGTCAAACAGGTGGTAATATCGTCTGTCCACTACACTGTTGGACATATGACAACCAAGGCGATTTAATTCATGCTCCTCATTTTGAACAAAATCCCTGTTCCAACTTAAACAAATACCCTATTCAAAACTGTCATGGTTTACTCTTTGAAGGTCCTCGTAATCCTGCAAAAGATATGGCAGCTTTTTTTAATCTCCCGAATATGGATTTTTCTGATTACGTTCTGGATCATGTGGAATACCATGAATGTAATTATAACTGGAAAACCTTTATTGAAATTTACTTAGAAGATTATCATGTTGAACCATTTCACCCCGGTTTAGGCAAGTTTGTTACCTGTTCTGACCTAAAATGGGATTTTGATTCATGGTTTAGCATTCAACGTGTTGGTGTTCACCAAGCATTAGCTAATCCCGGCACAAAAGTGTATCAACGTTGGCATGATGAGTTACTCAAGTTCCGTGGTGGAGAAAGCCCTGATTTTGGTGCTATCTGGGGAACATACTACCCAACCCACATGATTGAAATTTACCCACATGTGTTGGTACTTTCTACCTTATACCCTCTTGGTCCACAAAAAACGATCAATATGGTGGAATTTTATTATCCTGAAGAAATTGCTGCTTTTGAGCGTGATTTTGTAGAGGCACAACGTGCTGCCTATATGGAAACAGCCATTGAGGATGATGAAATTGCTGAACGTATGGATGCAGGTCGTCTTGCACTGATTAACCGTAAAGACAATGAAGTCGGACCTTACCAATCACCTATGGAAGATGGCATGGAACACTTCCACGGTTGGTATCACCGAGTCATGAGTGGTCAGAAAGATTAATTTTATTAATCATTTTTTTAATTTACCCCATCATAACATTTATGGTGGGGTTATTTATTTGAAAAGAGAGATAAAGAATATTCTCTATCTCTCTTCTTATTACCTGTTTTTAGTGTCTTGCAGAAGGACTTTCAATATTACCAGCAGACACATGAATAGCTTCACTCGCTAACTTGGCAATTTCTTCCTCACTTAACGGAGTGGGCATTTTTTCTAGCGCTACCTCAAGCACTTGATCAATTCGGCGAACAGGAATAATTTCAAGATTATTTTTGACATTATCAGGAATATCTACTAAATCCTTCACATTTTCATGAGGTATTAATACAGTTTTAATACCACCACGATGTGCTGCCAATAACTTCTCTTTCAATCCACCAATTGCTAATACTTCACCTCGTAAAGTAATCTCGCCTGTCATTGCCACATCCGCACGAACAGGGATACCTGTAAAGGCAGAGACCAATACGGTCGTAATAGCAATCCCCGCAGAAGGACCATCTTTAGGTGTTGCACCATCAGGGACATGAATATGAATATCTTTTTTCTCAAAAAGATTATCTACCAAGCCAAATCGGTGAGCACGTGCACGAATAACAGTACGAGCAGCTGCCATTGACTCTTTCATCACATCGCCTAGTGAGCCTGTGTATTGGATAGCTCCTTTACCTGGAACAACAGCTACCTCAATATTTAATAAATCACCACCAACTTCTGTCCATGCTAGACCTGTAACCTGTCCTACTTGGTTTTCTTTTTCCGCTAAGCCAAATGAGAACTTACGTACACCAAGATATTTCTCTAAGTTACGGCTATCCACTTTAACTGTTGTTGGTTTATTACTTGTACGCACTGCTGTTTTACGTGGTTTAGTGGTTTTAGTCGTTGCTGTTGCTTTAGTCACAATTTCTTTTACCACTTTACGACAAATTTTACCAATTTCACGTTCTAATGAACGAACTCCTGCCTCACGTGTGTAATAGCGAATAATATCTAAAATAGCAGAGTCATGGACTCTTAGCTCATCTTCACTCAGACCATTATTTTTCATTTGCTTAGGTAACAAATGATCTTTGGCAATATGCAATTTTTCATCTTCGGTATAACCTGAAAGACGAATCACTTCCATACGGTCTAATAATGCTGGAGGAATATTCAAGGTATTACTTGTTGCCACAAACATGACATCTGACAAATCATAATCTACTTCCACATAATGGTCTTGGAAAGTATGATTTTGCTCAGGGTCTAAGACTTCAAGTAATGCAGAAGCAGGATCGCCTCTGAAATCCATTCCCATCTTGTCTATTTCGTCTAATAGGAATAAGGGGTTTCGTACTCCGACCTTACTCATATTTTGCATAATCTTACCAGGCATAGCACCGATATAAGT encodes:
- the lon gene encoding endopeptidase La codes for the protein MTTKSKHQETLELPLIPLRDVVVFPQMVLPLFVGRPRSVGALERAMSEKQHHVILVVQKSPNDDDPGPNDIYSVGVLANILQLLKLPDGTVKVLVEGLQRVTIEQVKETDSYYSATVQTVEIEEQGDAHEQAMMRMLTSQFEQYVKASKKISSDILTSIQNISTASHLTDSIIANLSIKQEQKQELLALFDVSARMEMLLDILESEMDIMQVERKIQGRVKKQMEKSQRDYYLNEQIKAIQKELGDGEDGADIEELEKKIHSIGMPKEAKEKALSELKKLKLMSPMSAEASVVRNYVDTLVGIPWKKKSKVDNSLSHAEEILEADHYGLEKVKERILEYLAVQQRVSKVKAPILCLVGPPGVGKTSLGQSIARATNRQYVRMALGGVRDESEIRGHRRTYIGAMPGKIMQNMSKVGVRNPLFLLDEIDKMGMDFRGDPASALLEVLDPEQNHTFQDHYVEVDYDLSDVMFVATSNTLNIPPALLDRMEVIRLSGYTEDEKLHIAKDHLLPKQMKNNGLSEDELRVHDSAILDIIRYYTREAGVRSLEREIGKICRKVVKEIVTKATATTKTTKPRKTAVRTSNKPTTVKVDSRNLEKYLGVRKFSFGLAEKENQVGQVTGLAWTEVGGDLLNIEVAVVPGKGAIQYTGSLGDVMKESMAAARTVIRARAHRFGLVDNLFEKKDIHIHVPDGATPKDGPSAGIAITTVLVSAFTGIPVRADVAMTGEITLRGEVLAIGGLKEKLLAAHRGGIKTVLIPHENVKDLVDIPDNVKNNLEIIPVRRIDQVLEVALEKMPTPLSEEEIAKLASEAIHVSAGNIESPSARH